In Spirosoma aureum, a single genomic region encodes these proteins:
- a CDS encoding YebC/PmpR family DNA-binding transcriptional regulator — translation MGRAFEYRKARKMKRWGQMAKTFTRIGKDIVIAVKNGGPDPDTNGRLRAIIQNAKAANMPKENVDRAIKKASSKDQEDYKEIVYEAYAPHGIALVIETATDNHNRTVANVRSYLNKLGGSLGTQGMLDFLFDRKSVFRIPADGIDQEELELELIDVGGDEIEFDDEANQYVIYGEFTAFGSIQKFLEEKGYDIKQAEFERIPNDYKELTDDEVADVEKLIERIEEDDDVQMVYHNMR, via the coding sequence ATGGGAAGAGCGTTTGAATACCGGAAAGCGCGTAAAATGAAACGGTGGGGGCAAATGGCAAAGACCTTTACCCGCATCGGAAAAGATATCGTTATCGCCGTTAAAAACGGTGGTCCTGACCCCGACACCAATGGTCGTCTGCGGGCTATTATCCAGAATGCCAAAGCGGCTAACATGCCGAAGGAAAACGTAGACCGGGCGATCAAAAAAGCCTCGTCGAAGGATCAGGAAGACTATAAAGAGATCGTTTATGAAGCCTATGCTCCACACGGCATAGCGCTCGTTATCGAAACAGCAACCGACAATCACAACCGTACGGTAGCTAACGTTCGGAGCTATCTCAATAAACTTGGTGGTAGCCTCGGCACCCAGGGTATGCTCGATTTTCTCTTCGACCGGAAATCCGTCTTTCGCATTCCGGCCGACGGTATCGATCAGGAAGAACTCGAACTGGAACTGATCGATGTTGGGGGCGATGAAATAGAATTTGACGATGAAGCGAATCAGTATGTGATCTATGGTGAGTTTACGGCGTTTGGGTCTATTCAGAAGTTTCTGGAAGAAAAAGGCTATGATATCAAACAGGCCGAGTTCGAGCGTATTCCCAATGATTACAAGGAACTAACCGACGACGAAGTTGCCGATGTAGAAAAGCTCATCGAACGTATCGAAGAAGACGATGACGTGCAGATGGTATATCACAATATGCGATAG
- a CDS encoding PepSY-like domain-containing protein, whose protein sequence is MKTLLVFSCVAALALSLNACNRNSVDPTTADASARSASVSGTTGGPKSLTVVDVSTLPAAITTYINTNYAGATIKEASKGPAGNYVVVISVNSTIKLLAFKADGTFEKVLDGKGGPMRGDSAHHPKPDSLHHPKPDSLHHPKPTPGDSVRHPRPAPGDTVRHAGPGRGPDVTVVAVSSLPAAITTYINTNYVGATIEKAVQEKKSTDYVVLIKTTDSKHVVLLFGSDGTFKKAVTGK, encoded by the coding sequence ATGAAAACACTGCTTGTTTTCAGTTGCGTGGCTGCCCTTGCGCTAAGCCTGAACGCCTGTAACCGTAATTCTGTAGACCCAACGACGGCCGATGCCTCGGCCAGGTCGGCCTCTGTCTCCGGAACGACCGGTGGGCCTAAAAGTCTGACAGTTGTCGATGTGTCGACCTTGCCAGCGGCCATTACGACGTATATCAATACCAACTATGCGGGTGCTACGATTAAAGAAGCCAGCAAAGGCCCAGCAGGCAATTATGTCGTTGTTATTTCAGTAAATAGCACGATTAAATTGCTGGCTTTTAAAGCCGATGGGACATTTGAGAAAGTACTCGATGGAAAAGGCGGACCCATGCGGGGTGATTCTGCGCATCATCCAAAACCGGATTCGCTCCACCATCCCAAGCCTGATTCGCTTCATCACCCGAAACCAACTCCCGGTGATTCTGTACGCCATCCACGCCCTGCCCCTGGCGATACTGTTCGTCATGCCGGTCCTGGTCGGGGACCAGATGTAACGGTCGTTGCGGTATCGAGCTTACCCGCAGCCATCACAACGTACATTAATACCAACTACGTGGGTGCAACGATCGAGAAGGCTGTTCAGGAGAAAAAAAGCACGGATTATGTTGTCCTGATCAAAACCACCGACAGCAAGCATGTCGTGTTGCTCTTCGGATCGGATGGCACGTTTAAGAAAGCAGTAACTGGCAAATAG
- a CDS encoding glycosyltransferase family 2 protein: MINELTPLPNSIFTNTYLYAPLIQLVLLDLSIIIVNYKTPKLILNCLASIHTYTEGIDFEVIVVDNQSGDDSQAVILAQYPTVRWFDMGYNAGFARANNYGIKQAKARTVLLLNSDTLLTDNVLARCVDVLNKQPDVAAVSVLQRGADGQLRPNLYTTFGQMRRAFYILPAGAFFQKWLQRLVPDPQYSDPNQVEWLSGAFLMTRPSTIAQAGGLDESFFMYGEDVEWGYRLGKQGRLLLLRDASFIHLEYGSSEDKQQHVVTHINRFKPQIQVSQLLWVRKQYGIGAYLVLILHYLLMIPIVYAWKIAVNLRDRRLPWADLENQRAFTQQVGIFLRFFWKTLFNRPGFYKV; encoded by the coding sequence GTGATAAACGAATTAACTCCGTTACCCAATTCCATTTTTACTAATACCTATCTTTATGCCCCGCTAATTCAACTTGTCTTGCTCGATTTAAGCATAATCATCGTCAATTATAAAACGCCTAAGCTCATTCTGAACTGTCTGGCGTCAATTCATACGTATACGGAAGGTATTGATTTTGAGGTTATTGTTGTTGATAATCAGTCGGGCGATGATAGTCAGGCTGTTATTCTGGCACAGTACCCGACTGTTCGTTGGTTCGATATGGGTTATAATGCCGGTTTCGCGCGGGCCAATAATTATGGCATTAAGCAGGCAAAAGCCCGAACTGTACTATTGCTCAATTCCGACACTCTGCTGACTGATAACGTACTGGCCCGATGCGTCGATGTACTGAATAAACAACCCGATGTGGCGGCCGTGAGTGTTCTGCAACGAGGAGCCGATGGCCAGCTCCGACCTAATCTATACACGACCTTTGGGCAGATGCGCCGGGCATTTTATATTTTGCCCGCCGGAGCGTTTTTTCAAAAGTGGCTTCAGCGGCTTGTTCCTGACCCGCAGTATTCTGATCCAAATCAGGTTGAATGGCTTTCAGGAGCATTTCTGATGACGAGACCATCGACAATTGCCCAGGCTGGCGGATTGGACGAAAGCTTTTTTATGTACGGCGAAGACGTTGAGTGGGGCTATCGGTTAGGGAAGCAGGGGAGATTACTGTTACTTCGGGATGCCAGTTTTATTCATCTTGAGTATGGAAGCAGTGAAGATAAGCAGCAGCATGTAGTAACGCATATTAACCGATTTAAGCCACAAATACAGGTGTCGCAGTTGCTATGGGTTCGAAAGCAATACGGCATTGGCGCGTATCTGGTGCTTATCCTGCATTATCTGCTTATGATTCCCATTGTGTATGCCTGGAAAATAGCGGTGAACCTGCGTGACCGGCGACTTCCGTGGGCAGATTTGGAAAATCAACGGGCATTTACGCAGCAAGTCGGTATATTTCTGCGATTTTTCTGGAAAACCCTGTTCAACCGGCCTGGGTTTTATAAAGTATAA
- a CDS encoding T9SS type B sorting domain-containing protein, with the protein MRLVYTIGLIALSMGAILWPTISQATHVRAGEITTRRLPGASLTYEITLTTYYDEVTGKTAADDANSYTFCFGDGTQAEVKRSGRRYINGRTSSVNTYVTTHTYPGPGAYTIGVQIANRNKGTLNLPPAGSSDQITFYVSTTILINAALEVNSTPVMLNPPLDSARVGQKFCHNPAAFDADGDSLAYRLSKPQEGIPNSCRSRFIPAYLDPASNFSSVREDGGTPPTFTIDARTGDLCWDSPGQAGQFNFAFIIEEWRNGVLIGEITRDMQIIVIDQPNKRPLIVGAEICVEAGTLIQQAIRATDPDGQRVIITAFGGPFNVNSDGQPFPAGQLVPPEYAKLINGGVSQAQPATATFSWQTNCNQAREEPYDITLKVNDVPGRGAVSLASFATLRIRLYAPSVKNLTARPTATAAGRAIQLNWTAYSCGRIASIGGASDTTKLIIYRKEGCTPIVSQSCTTGLPASYGYQEIARIPYTATSYIDTSSLKRGVSYSYRIVASNPGIGNNGGLSVVSTEACLELPLLAPVMTQVTVDSTDTQRGRITVRWTRPLGLNPGDLGAPYQYRLQRATGLAGADFVNIATINTNLQAGVADTVFVDRGSSVSALNTTANAYRYRVEFYYTGTNGQLTRLDVTDPASSIRLAVTPAQRQVALSWQANTPWSNDNQTHDVYRSRSGPNGPFNKIAEVRVQGAQTYVFTDTGNDTFVADGNTSRQLSADSSYCYRVMTRGQYADPKLATLGILINYSQIICATPSDTTKPCSPNLGLDSLNCASLSSESLCGQTSFTNKLHWTLTSGPTCDPNVVGYKLYYGRYQQDKPAELASIPAPTTSFDHTNLTTVAGCYYVTAVSKSGVESLPSNTVCNDACPAFVLPNVFTPNGDGKNDLFQPLKCPRFVEGVALVVYNRYGSKVYEGTSSTLAWDGKSSDGADLPSGLYYYQVTVRYAMLDREAPAQVLKGWVQILREGVSMK; encoded by the coding sequence ATGCGTTTAGTTTATACAATTGGGCTCATTGCCCTATCTATGGGGGCTATTCTCTGGCCAACCATCAGCCAGGCTACGCACGTACGGGCAGGTGAAATTACAACCCGACGACTTCCCGGAGCTTCTTTAACATATGAGATAACCCTAACTACGTACTATGACGAAGTAACGGGGAAAACAGCTGCCGACGATGCTAATTCCTATACGTTCTGCTTTGGTGATGGTACGCAGGCAGAAGTGAAGCGATCCGGGCGTAGATACATTAACGGACGGACGTCATCTGTAAACACGTATGTGACAACTCATACCTATCCAGGACCTGGCGCTTATACGATTGGTGTCCAGATCGCTAACCGGAACAAAGGTACCCTGAACCTGCCTCCCGCCGGAAGCTCTGATCAGATTACGTTTTATGTGTCGACAACAATTCTGATCAATGCGGCTCTGGAAGTTAACTCAACGCCTGTTATGCTGAACCCACCATTGGATTCGGCTCGCGTAGGTCAGAAATTCTGCCACAACCCAGCTGCTTTCGATGCTGATGGTGATAGTTTGGCGTACCGGCTTAGTAAGCCTCAGGAAGGTATTCCCAACAGTTGCCGAAGTCGATTTATTCCCGCTTACCTTGATCCCGCCAGTAATTTTAGCTCGGTAAGGGAAGATGGTGGTACGCCACCAACCTTCACGATTGATGCCCGAACAGGGGATCTCTGCTGGGATTCGCCTGGACAGGCCGGTCAATTTAACTTCGCCTTTATCATTGAAGAATGGCGTAATGGCGTACTGATTGGCGAGATTACCCGCGATATGCAAATCATCGTAATCGATCAGCCAAACAAGCGCCCGCTCATTGTCGGCGCCGAGATTTGTGTGGAAGCCGGTACGCTGATTCAACAGGCGATCAGGGCTACTGACCCCGACGGTCAACGTGTCATCATTACGGCTTTTGGTGGGCCCTTCAACGTGAACAGCGATGGTCAGCCTTTCCCTGCTGGTCAACTGGTGCCACCTGAATATGCTAAACTGATCAACGGAGGTGTATCTCAGGCTCAGCCTGCAACCGCTACTTTCTCCTGGCAAACCAACTGCAATCAGGCGCGGGAGGAACCGTATGATATTACCCTCAAAGTCAATGATGTGCCGGGTAGGGGCGCTGTTTCGCTTGCTTCGTTTGCTACGTTGCGTATTCGACTCTACGCGCCGTCGGTCAAAAACCTGACAGCCCGCCCCACGGCCACGGCCGCTGGGCGAGCCATTCAACTCAACTGGACCGCCTATAGCTGCGGGCGAATCGCTTCGATTGGCGGAGCAAGTGATACGACTAAACTGATCATTTATCGCAAAGAAGGCTGTACGCCTATTGTCTCCCAAAGTTGTACGACTGGATTACCCGCCAGCTACGGCTATCAGGAGATTGCCCGTATTCCCTATACAGCGACCAGCTACATCGATACCAGTTCACTCAAACGGGGCGTCAGCTATTCGTACCGGATCGTAGCCAGCAATCCCGGCATTGGCAACAACGGCGGACTTAGCGTGGTCTCTACCGAAGCCTGTCTCGAATTGCCGCTGCTGGCTCCCGTGATGACACAGGTTACCGTTGATAGCACGGATACACAACGAGGACGGATTACCGTTCGATGGACCCGACCTTTGGGGCTCAACCCCGGCGATTTAGGCGCTCCGTACCAATACCGACTCCAACGAGCCACGGGGCTGGCCGGTGCTGATTTTGTCAACATCGCAACCATCAACACGAACCTCCAGGCTGGGGTAGCAGATACGGTGTTTGTCGACAGAGGCAGCTCCGTGAGTGCGCTAAATACGACCGCGAATGCATATCGCTACCGGGTCGAGTTTTACTATACGGGCACCAATGGCCAGCTCACCCGGCTGGATGTGACTGACCCCGCTTCCAGCATCCGCCTGGCTGTTACTCCCGCCCAGCGACAGGTCGCCCTGAGCTGGCAGGCCAACACGCCCTGGTCTAACGATAACCAGACCCACGACGTCTATCGGAGCCGCTCCGGTCCCAATGGGCCCTTTAACAAAATCGCCGAGGTGCGGGTGCAGGGTGCCCAGACCTATGTCTTTACCGATACGGGCAACGATACCTTTGTGGCCGATGGAAATACCAGCCGTCAACTTTCGGCCGACAGCAGCTACTGTTATCGGGTGATGACCCGAGGCCAGTATGCCGACCCTAAACTGGCTACTCTGGGTATACTGATCAATTACAGTCAGATCATCTGTGCCACACCGAGCGATACCACCAAGCCCTGTTCGCCGAATCTGGGACTGGATAGTCTGAACTGTGCCAGCCTCAGCAGTGAGAGCCTGTGCGGTCAAACCAGTTTTACCAACAAGCTCCACTGGACCCTTACCAGCGGGCCCACCTGCGATCCCAATGTGGTGGGCTATAAGCTGTATTATGGACGCTATCAGCAGGATAAACCGGCCGAACTAGCCAGTATTCCCGCTCCTACGACGAGTTTTGACCACACGAATCTGACCACGGTGGCAGGTTGTTATTATGTGACGGCTGTCAGCAAGTCGGGTGTGGAGAGTTTGCCTTCAAACACAGTCTGTAATGATGCCTGTCCGGCTTTTGTTCTGCCGAACGTGTTCACGCCGAATGGGGATGGGAAGAATGATCTTTTCCAGCCATTAAAGTGTCCCCGATTTGTGGAGGGTGTAGCGTTGGTGGTGTACAACCGGTATGGCAGCAAGGTTTACGAAGGCACGAGTTCGACCCTGGCCTGGGATGGCAAATCAAGCGACGGAGCCGATCTGCCGAGTGGTTTATACTACTATCAGGTAACGGTACGGTATGCGATGCTGGATCGTGAGGCACCGGCGCAGGTGCTCAAGGGTTGGGTGCAGATTCTGCGCGAAGGAGTCAGCATGAAATAA
- the lysA gene encoding diaminopimelate decarboxylase, which translates to MQLKDRNYQIQGVDVLAIAEEFGLPAYVYDADKIIEKIGLLRSSFTGVNLKIKYAAKALTNVSILKLMRQQGVEMDSVSVNEARMGMLAGFEPGQIMFTPSGVAFDEIREAVDLGLQLNVDSLPLLEWVGQTYGGAVPISIRINPHIAEGGNIKISTGHADSKFGISILQRPEIRAVVEKYHMSVAGLHIHTGSDFKNANAFLRGAEVLFELASDYPDLKFIDFGSGFKVAYKAGDHITDIVDLGRKVSETFQAFCQQYGRELELWFEPGKFLVSECGHLLVRTNIVKENPTRTFVAIDSGLNHLIRPMMYDAYHDIKNVSNPLGNEKTYTVVGYICETDTFATDRPLPDVRPGDVLSFENAGAYGFSMSSNYNARLRPAEVLVYDGNPYLIRQRETFEDLMRGQVDVPILNSEIIEQQV; encoded by the coding sequence ATGCAACTAAAAGACCGCAACTATCAGATTCAGGGCGTTGACGTGTTGGCGATTGCCGAAGAATTCGGTTTGCCTGCATACGTATATGACGCAGACAAAATTATCGAAAAAATTGGCTTGCTCCGGTCATCTTTTACCGGGGTTAACCTAAAGATCAAGTATGCGGCCAAAGCGCTGACAAACGTATCGATTCTGAAATTGATGCGGCAGCAGGGTGTTGAAATGGATTCGGTGTCGGTCAATGAAGCACGTATGGGTATGTTGGCTGGTTTTGAGCCCGGCCAGATCATGTTTACGCCCAGCGGAGTGGCTTTCGATGAAATTCGTGAAGCGGTTGACCTCGGTCTGCAACTGAACGTCGATAGCCTGCCCTTACTGGAGTGGGTTGGCCAAACCTATGGTGGTGCCGTCCCGATCAGTATCCGGATTAACCCGCATATCGCCGAAGGTGGAAATATCAAGATTTCGACTGGCCATGCCGATTCCAAGTTTGGCATTTCCATTCTGCAACGGCCTGAAATTCGGGCTGTGGTTGAGAAATATCACATGTCGGTAGCAGGCTTACATATTCACACAGGTTCGGACTTTAAAAATGCCAATGCGTTTCTGCGTGGGGCCGAAGTTTTGTTCGAACTCGCCAGCGATTATCCCGACCTTAAATTCATCGATTTCGGTAGCGGCTTTAAAGTAGCCTACAAAGCGGGCGATCACATCACCGATATCGTTGATCTGGGCCGTAAGGTTTCCGAAACATTTCAGGCTTTCTGCCAGCAATATGGTCGGGAACTGGAGCTTTGGTTCGAGCCCGGTAAGTTTCTGGTGAGCGAATGCGGTCATTTACTGGTACGGACCAATATCGTTAAAGAAAATCCGACAAGAACGTTCGTAGCCATTGATTCAGGGCTGAACCACCTCATCCGGCCCATGATGTATGACGCTTATCATGACATCAAAAACGTTTCGAACCCACTGGGTAACGAGAAAACGTATACTGTCGTTGGCTATATCTGCGAAACAGACACCTTCGCTACTGATCGGCCACTTCCTGACGTACGACCCGGCGATGTGCTGTCGTTCGAGAATGCGGGGGCCTATGGCTTCAGTATGTCTTCCAACTATAACGCCCGCCTTCGTCCGGCAGAAGTGTTGGTATACGACGGAAATCCATACCTGATCCGCCAGCGCGAGACCTTCGAGGATTTGATGCGCGGTCAGGTTGACGTTCCCATTTTGAATTCAGAAATAATTGAGCAACAAGTATAA
- a CDS encoding circularly permuted type 2 ATP-grasp protein → MKRKSTAQSQSQTLNGMTQSQGQLTANFTFSDYQTENFFDEMFDGEAQVRAGCAPFQQRVEQLTREDIIGRQHAAERALMSMGITFNVYSEGEGTERIMPIDIIPRVIESAEWDNLEAGLIQRIKALNMFLDDVYNEQRILNDGVVPRDLIESSKSFLPPCLGVRPPKGIWCHITGTDLIRGDDGQFMVLEDNLRCPSGVSYMLENRELSKQTFPEVLTQTGVRPVSDYPMRLLQMLQYIADRPNPTVVVLTPGIYNSAYFEHSYLAQQMGVELVEARDLVVSGGYVKMRTTKGFQIVDVIYRRIDDTFLDPQAFNPDSMIGVPGIFEVYKKGRVALANAPGTGVADDKVIYAYVPRIIQYYLGEEAIIPNVRTYICREEEDCRYVLENIEQLVVKEANEAGGYGMLIGPKATPEDHELFRKKIQENPRNYIAQPTISLSRVPCLVGDHAEGRHVDLRPYILYGDGVNVIPGGLTRVALRKGSLVVNSSQGGGGKDTWVLY, encoded by the coding sequence ATGAAACGAAAATCCACCGCGCAATCTCAATCGCAGACGCTCAACGGAATGACCCAGTCGCAGGGGCAGCTCACAGCCAATTTTACCTTTTCCGACTATCAAACCGAAAATTTTTTCGATGAAATGTTCGACGGAGAGGCGCAGGTTCGAGCAGGATGTGCACCTTTCCAGCAACGGGTTGAGCAACTTACCCGTGAAGACATCATTGGTCGACAACATGCTGCTGAACGCGCCCTGATGAGTATGGGTATTACCTTCAATGTATATTCGGAAGGCGAAGGGACTGAGCGGATTATGCCTATTGATATTATTCCAAGAGTCATCGAGTCGGCTGAATGGGATAACCTCGAAGCTGGTTTAATTCAACGGATTAAGGCGCTGAACATGTTTCTCGACGATGTTTATAACGAACAGCGTATTCTGAATGATGGTGTAGTTCCCCGCGACCTGATCGAATCCAGTAAGTCATTTCTTCCGCCTTGTCTGGGTGTCAGGCCACCTAAAGGCATCTGGTGTCATATTACCGGAACGGACCTTATCCGGGGTGATGATGGCCAGTTTATGGTGCTGGAAGATAACCTCCGCTGTCCGTCGGGCGTATCGTACATGCTGGAAAATCGCGAACTCTCGAAGCAAACTTTTCCTGAAGTACTGACGCAGACGGGTGTTCGACCTGTATCCGATTACCCGATGCGGTTGCTTCAGATGCTTCAGTACATTGCCGATCGCCCGAATCCGACGGTTGTTGTTCTGACACCGGGTATTTACAATTCAGCCTATTTCGAGCATTCGTATTTGGCTCAGCAAATGGGGGTTGAATTGGTCGAAGCCCGTGATCTGGTCGTGTCGGGTGGCTATGTGAAGATGCGTACAACGAAGGGATTTCAGATTGTGGATGTGATTTACCGACGCATTGACGATACCTTCCTTGATCCGCAGGCTTTTAATCCGGATTCTATGATCGGCGTACCGGGTATTTTTGAAGTCTACAAAAAAGGACGCGTTGCCCTCGCCAATGCACCCGGAACGGGCGTTGCCGATGATAAAGTTATTTATGCCTACGTACCGCGAATTATTCAGTATTATTTAGGCGAAGAGGCTATTATTCCAAACGTCAGAACCTACATCTGCCGCGAAGAAGAAGACTGCCGGTATGTACTGGAAAACATTGAGCAACTCGTTGTAAAAGAGGCTAACGAAGCGGGTGGCTACGGAATGCTGATTGGCCCTAAGGCTACGCCCGAAGACCACGAATTATTTAGAAAGAAAATTCAGGAAAATCCACGAAACTACATCGCTCAGCCAACGATCTCGCTTTCGCGGGTGCCGTGTCTGGTCGGCGATCATGCCGAAGGGCGTCATGTTGACTTACGGCCTTACATTCTCTATGGCGATGGCGTTAATGTTATTCCAGGCGGACTAACACGGGTAGCTTTACGGAAGGGATCGCTCGTGGTCAATTCGTCGCAAGGGGGAGGTGGCAAAGATACCTGGGTATTGTATTGA